A genomic stretch from Saccharomyces paradoxus chromosome XVI, complete sequence includes:
- the HAL1 gene encoding Hal1p, with protein sequence MQLKDLGLHDYTLKNLMYENNCCKFYDAVDENNTSYVLKFVPSDMTSEGDTFPFVDCFEVKEGVFLVYSSNNFAKEGTDYFTYTGSSEMEVSIPSTASEAEKKRQFIETYNPKHLKRGAKEQQDVKSSTSNESAVANNLSGKKKQIWEHRVPTN encoded by the coding sequence ATGCAGTTGAAAGATTTAGGATTGCATGACTACACTCTCAAGAACTTAATGTACGAAAATAATTGCTGTAAATTCTACGACGCCGTGGATGAAAACAACACTTCAtatgttttgaaatttgttCCCTCAGACATGACTTCGGAAGGGGATACTTTTCCATTCGTAGATTGCTTTGAGGTTAAGGAGGGTGTCTTTTTAGtatattcttcaaacaACTTTGCGAAAGAAGGCACAGACTACTTTACCTATACTGGCAGTAGTGAAATGGAGGTTAGCATCCCGAGCACTGCTTcagaagcagaaaaaaaacgacAGTTTATTGAAACTTACAACCCAAAACACCTTAAGCGAGGAGCAAAAGAGCAGCAAGATGTAAAGAGTAGTACCTCAAATGAAAGTGCAGTAGCCAACAATTTGTCgggtaaaaaaaaacaaatctGGGAGCACAGAGTTCCGACAAATTAG
- the ICL2 gene encoding methylisocitrate lyase ICL2 (2-methylisocitrate lyase of the mitochondrial matrix~similar to YPR006C): MIKNKTFKRTTTGPLRKLVLSSNKSLRRSFNRASSTKDFISSESNKVKEWWASSRFENVGRPYSATDVVKHRGSLPANTSIYPSSYQARKLFNLLEENFKGGTPLHTLGVIDPVQMSQLARCENIKIAYISGWACSSTLVGSTNEVSPDFGDYPYDTVPNQVERIFKAQQLHDRKAFLEASIKGSTPVDYLKPIIADADMGHGGPTTVMKVAKLFAEKGAAGIHLEDQMVGGKRCGHLSGAVLVPTATHLMRLISTRFQWDIMGTENLVIARTDSCNGKLLSSSSDPRDHEFIKGIIRGNVVPWSEKLIEMEDKKIPNSTIADTEREWYHENELFTFEEALAKQFTASEFETYREKKEDLMANKLGREYLSLREMKLLAQEVAPLKKIMFDWDAPRTKEGYYMFNGCIEAAIRRSLVFAPYSDMIWLETKTPDLEQARLFSSKIHKQLPATKLVYNLSPSFNWSAHGFDDKALKSFIWDLAKEGFTLQLVSLAGLHSDGVSFWELANSFQHDGMKAYVEKVQRREKETNCDIMTHQLWSGAEYVDSLMKVVQNGASSQTLSTSGESFTETQF; the protein is encoded by the coding sequence ATGATTAAGAACAAGACGTTCAAGAGAACAACTACAGGGCCACTGAGGAAGCTGGTTTTATCGTCAAACAAGTCACTGCGAAGATCTTTCAACAGGGCAAGCAGTACCAAGGATTTTATCTCCTCGGAATCGaataaagtaaaagaaTGGTGGGCATCAagcagatttgaaaatgttgGTCGTCCGTATTCGGCTACGGATGTTGTAAAGCATCGGGGCAGTCTGCCTGCAAATACTTCAATTTATCCTTCATCTTATCAAGCTCGGAAGCTGTTTAACCTACTAGAAGAGAACTTCAAGGGCGGCACTCCACTTCACACGTTAGGAGTTATCGATCCCGTACAAATGAGTCAGTTGGCCCGTTgcgaaaatatcaaaattgCTTATATATCTGGTTGGGCTTGTTCTTCTACGTTGGTTGGATCTACAAACGAGGTATCACCAGATTTTGGCGATTATCCATACGATACTGTCCCGAATCAAGTGGAAAGAATATTCAAGGCGCAACAGTTACACGATCGAAAGGCTTTCTTGGAGGCCTCTATCAAAGGTTCTACTCCTGTTGATTATTTAAAGCCAATTATCGCTGACGCAGATATGGGTCATGGTGGCCCAACGACTGTAATGAAAGTTGCTAAATTGTTTGCAGAGAAGGGGGCTGCCGGTATCCACCTTGAAGACCAGATGGTAGGAGGCAAACGGTGCGGTCATCTTAGTGGAGCTGTTTTGGTTCCCACTGCAACACATCTTATGAGGTTAATTTCCACCAGGTTTCAGTGGGATATCATGGGTACAGAAAATTTAGTTATTGCAAGAACTGACTCCTGTAATGGCAAGCTGTTGAGTTCGAGCAGTGACCCAAGAGATCATGAATTTATTAAAGGTATAATAAGAGGTAACGTGGTGCCTTGGAGTGAAAAACTGATTGAGATGGAGGATAAAAAGATTCCCAACTCCACCATTGCTGATACGGAACGAGAATGGTACCACGAAAATGAGCTGTTTACATTTGAAGAGGCCCTAGCAAAACAGTTTACAGCAAGCGAGTTTGAAACCTatagagaaaagaaggaagatCTTATGGCGAACAAACTGGGCAGAGAATACTTAAGCTTAAGGGAGATGAAGCTTTTGGCTCAAGAAGTAGCACCACTTAAGAAAATTATGTTTGACTGGGATGCTCCGAGGACCAAAGAAGGATATTACATGTTTAACGGTTGTATTGAAGCAGCTATCAGAAGATCTTTGGTATTTGCCCCATATTCCGATATGATTTGGCTGGAAACGAAAACTCCCGATCTAGAGCAGGCACGCTTGTTCTCAAGTAAAATTCATAAACAACTCCCAGCTACTAAGTTAGTGTATAACTTATCTCCTAGTTTCAATTGGAGCGCCCACGGGTTTGATGATAAAGCATTAAAATCTTTCATATGGGACTTGGCAAAGGAAGGTTTTACATTACAATTGGTCTCTCTTGCCGGTCTGCATTCAGATGGGGTATCATTCTGGGAGTTAGCCAATAGCTTCCAACATGACGGAATGAAAGCATACGTCGAAAAAGTGCAAAGGCGGGAAAAAGAGACTAATTGCGATATCATGACACACCAGCTCTGGTCTGGTGCAGAATACGTTGACTCCTTAATGAAAGTTGTCCAAAACGGTGCTTCATCTCAAACTTTAAGCACCTCCGGTGAGAGCTTTACTGAAACGCAATTTTGA
- the REC8 gene encoding Rec8p (Meiosis-specific component of sister chromatid cohesion complex~similar to YPR007C) — translation MAPLSLNLKDDKKYKGLTTVWLLSTLGNSIVRENNNFYSNKSSSTGNISASTVKKKDIVNISIPKTCDEIQNIENNLSLRYISNLLYGVTICYNKKTEYVLNDLNHLLVQLQKNDVYAFKAKNKSTRINGLNSNNSIIGNKNNNYTWEECVFFDDDPLYDITKVPALEFLNSTLQNNVSFIEEAKSIRRQDYINELSNSNRFELHSDMTNSDVQNKLGPNARNSFSLDEIPIDVDFNLDLDDIVSHQGTPLGSHSSSQKDGNDFKFNYEGDELVLNFENDNENNSNEGEETTVRNEGPAANLKDYELGLEEQESEEENNDGQQKANTRSQRGHRADVATQLSKVQFDAKTSYPNEVLKFNHENYSHLMEKNRSRKLTGQNFFNSNINTLVRSCAEEEFISTTWLNIFNDFSNLKTGEWDLKAQGFSSVERGRKRAHSLVSTQSSNSIRSNEYGRKSFRNNKNDNYSSDMENDNLLLNLEQINEDLEDEHYIEENSQGNILDFNLNLPPSSFGRSHTRNSTRSSGFNEDIVGALRRRVGPSEQNFVEEGDSSNNCFSGSSQQNLQHEEINFQDVILDYQTKKFYDYIKERSIVIGRTTRSNPPFKRKMLLVDIIPSRMGEAQTGPNLDNLESGVSRQIAASAFLSLLNLATKGMVRLNEYPVSDAATEDLKLRREDEIIVYA, via the coding sequence ATGGCACCTCTTTCGTTGAACCTTAAAGATGATAAGAAATATAAGGGCCTCACAACTGTGTGGTTACTTTCTACGTTGGGAAATTCCATTGtaagagaaaataataatttttattcaaacaAAAGCAGCTCCACTGGAAATATATCAGCATCTActgtcaaaaaaaaagacattGTAAATATTTCCATACCGAAAACATGtgatgaaattcaaaatatcgAAAATAATTTATCTCTTAGATACATTTCCAACCTTTTATATGGAGTAACAATTTgctacaataaaaaaactgaGTATGTGTTAAATGACCTGAATCATCTGCTTGTGCAgttacaaaaaaatgatgtaTACGCTTTTAAGGCCAAAAATAAGTCTACAAGAATTAATGGGTTGAATAGTAACAATAGTATTATCGGgaacaaaaacaataattaCACCTGGGAAGAATGCGTCTTCTTTGATGACGATCCCTTATATGATATTACTAAAGTTCCCGCATTGGAGTTTCTTAATTCCActcttcaaaataatgTATCTTTTATTGAGGAGGCTAAATCAATAAGGAGGCAAGACTACATAAATGAGTTAAGCAATTCTAATAGGTTCGAGCTTCATAGCGATATGACTAACTCAGACGTGCAAAATAAGTTAGGACCTAATGCTAGAAATTCTTTTTCGTTGGACGAAATTCCTATTGATGTGGACTTTAACTTGGACTTGGATGATATAGTGAGTCATCAAGGGACACCTTTAGGCTCCCATTCAAGTTCTCAGAAGGATGGTaatgatttcaaatttaattATGAAGGTGATGAGTTAGTGCTAAACTTTGAGAAcgataatgaaaataacagcaatgaaggagaagaaacaACAGTTAGAAATGAAGGGCCGGCGGCTAATCTCAAAGACTACGAACTGGGGTTAGAGGAGCAGgaatctgaagaagaaaataatgatggCCAACAGAAAGCCAATACCAGAAGCCAAAGGGGACATCGTGCCGATGTAGCTACCCAATTGTCTAAGGTACAATTTGATGCCAAAACGAGTTACCCAAATGAAGTTCTCAAGTTCAACCATGAAAATTACAGTCACttgatggaaaaaaatagaagtAGGAAACTAACTGgccaaaatttctttaactctaatataaatactttGGTAAGATCATGTGCTGAGGAAGAGTTTATTTCGACAACCTGGCTAAATATCTTTAACGACTTTTCCAATTTGAAGACTGGTGAATGGGATTTAAAAGCTCAAGGTTTCAGCTCAGTtgaaagaggaagaaaaagagcGCATTCATTGGTATCAACCCAAAGCTCAAACAGTATCAGAAGTAACGAATATGGTAGGAAAAGTTTTCGCAATAACAAGAACGATAATTATTCCTCCGATatggaaaatgataatttaCTTTTAAATCTTGAACAGATCAATGAAGATCTAGAAGATGAGCACtatattgaagaaaactcTCAAGGTAACATCCTAGACTTTAATTTGAATCTACCTCCTTCaagttttggaagaagtCATACCAGAAACTCAACCAGGTCTAGTGGCTTCAATGAAGATATAGTCGGTGCTCTCAGAAGAAGAGTCGGACCATCTGAACAGAATTTTGTTGAAGAGGGTGATTCCAGCAACAATTGTTTTTCTGGCAGCTCTCAGCAAAACTTGCAGCACGAAGAAATAAACTTCCAAGATGTCATCCTGGATTATCAAACTAAGAAATTCTACGattatatcaaagaaagatCAATTGTCATTGGAAGAACAACACGCTCAAACCCACCCTTCAAGAGAAAGATGCTGTTGGTTGACATCATCCCAAGTCGCATGGGCGAAGCTCAAACTGGACCTAACCTTGATAATTTGGAAAGTGGCGTCAGCAGGCAAATAGCCGCCAGTGCCTTCTTATCTTTACTGAATTTGGCTACGAAAGGGATGGTCAGATTGAATGAATATCCTGTTTCAGATGCGGCTACTGAAGATCTCAAATTGCGAAGAGAAGACGAAATAATTGTTTATGCCTGA